In Streptomyces sp. NBC_00433, a single genomic region encodes these proteins:
- a CDS encoding CTP synthase yields MAIAPKSTTTKHIFVTGGVASSLGKGLTASSLGALLKARGLRVTMQKLDPYLNVDPGTMNPFQHGEVFVTEDGAETDLDIGHYERFLDVNLAGSANVTTGQVYSTVIAKERRGEYLGDTVQVIPHITNEIKSRIRRMAADDVDVVITEVGGTVGDIESLPFLESVRQVRHEVGRDNVFVVHISLLPYIGPSGELKTKPTQHSVAALRNIGIQPDAIVLRADREVPIAIKRKISLMCDVDEDAVVAAIDAQSIYDIPKVLHTEGLDAYVVRRLDLPFRDVDWAQWDDLLKRVHEPAHEVKVALVGKYIDLPDAYLSVTEALRAGGFANNAKVHIKWVTSDACKTPAGAAEQLGDVDAVCVPGGFGDRGVEGKVSAITYAREQRIPLLGLCLGLQCIVIEAARNLAGIADANSTEFDPATAHPVISTMAEQLDIVGGKGDLGGTMRLGTYPAKLAEGSIVREVYGDQPYVEERHRHRYEVNNAYRADLEKAAGIVFSGTSPDNKLVEYVEYPREVHPYLVATQAHPELKSRPTRPHPLFAGLVKAAVERRTV; encoded by the coding sequence TTGGCAATTGCGCCGAAATCCACGACGACCAAGCACATCTTCGTCACCGGTGGGGTGGCCTCCTCGCTCGGCAAGGGCCTCACCGCGTCCAGTCTCGGCGCGCTGCTCAAGGCGCGCGGCCTGCGGGTCACCATGCAGAAGCTCGACCCGTATCTGAACGTGGACCCGGGCACCATGAACCCTTTCCAGCACGGTGAGGTCTTCGTCACCGAGGACGGCGCCGAGACCGACCTCGACATCGGCCACTACGAGCGCTTCCTCGACGTCAACCTGGCCGGCTCGGCGAACGTCACCACCGGGCAGGTGTACTCGACGGTCATCGCCAAGGAACGGCGCGGCGAGTACCTGGGCGACACCGTGCAGGTCATCCCGCACATCACCAACGAGATCAAGTCCCGTATCCGGCGGATGGCCGCCGACGACGTGGACGTCGTCATCACCGAGGTCGGCGGCACCGTCGGCGACATCGAGTCGCTGCCCTTCCTCGAATCCGTCCGCCAGGTCCGCCACGAGGTCGGCCGGGACAACGTCTTCGTCGTGCACATCTCGCTGCTGCCCTACATCGGCCCCTCCGGCGAGCTGAAGACCAAGCCCACCCAGCACTCGGTGGCCGCGCTGCGCAACATCGGCATCCAGCCGGACGCCATCGTGCTGCGCGCCGACCGCGAGGTGCCGATCGCGATCAAGCGCAAGATCTCGCTGATGTGCGACGTCGACGAGGACGCGGTCGTCGCCGCGATCGACGCGCAGTCCATCTACGACATCCCCAAGGTGCTGCACACCGAGGGCCTCGACGCCTACGTCGTACGCCGCCTCGACCTGCCCTTCCGCGACGTGGACTGGGCCCAGTGGGACGACCTGCTCAAGCGGGTGCACGAGCCCGCCCACGAGGTGAAGGTCGCCCTGGTCGGCAAGTACATCGACCTGCCCGACGCCTACCTGTCGGTCACCGAGGCGCTGCGGGCCGGCGGCTTCGCCAACAACGCGAAGGTCCACATCAAGTGGGTCACCTCCGACGCGTGCAAGACCCCGGCGGGCGCCGCGGAGCAGCTCGGCGACGTGGACGCGGTCTGCGTGCCCGGCGGCTTCGGCGACCGCGGCGTCGAGGGCAAGGTGTCCGCGATCACCTACGCCCGCGAGCAGCGCATCCCGCTGCTCGGGCTGTGTCTGGGCCTCCAGTGCATCGTCATCGAGGCGGCCCGCAACCTGGCCGGCATCGCCGACGCGAACTCCACCGAGTTCGACCCGGCGACCGCGCACCCGGTGATCTCCACCATGGCCGAGCAGCTCGACATCGTCGGCGGCAAGGGCGACCTCGGCGGCACCATGCGGCTCGGCACCTACCCGGCCAAGCTCGCCGAGGGCTCCATCGTCCGCGAGGTCTACGGCGACCAGCCCTACGTCGAGGAGCGGCACCGGCACCGCTACGAGGTCAACAACGCCTACCGCGCCGACCTGGAGAAGGCCGCCGGCATCGTCTTCTCCGGCACCTCGCCGGACAACAAGCTGGTCGAATACGTCGAATACCCGCGCGAGGTGCACCCCTACCTGGTGGCGACCCAGGCGCACCCCGAGCTGAAGTCCCGCCCGACCCGGCCGCACCCGCTGTTCGCCGGGCTGGTGAAGGCCGCGGTGGAGCGCCGCACCGTCTGA
- a CDS encoding NUDIX hydrolase, with translation MLKDTPEEWRVTATSTPFTGKKTSVRTDEVVMPDGSTATRDYQVHPGSVAVLALDEQDRVLVLRQYRHPVRHKLWEIPAGLLDIPGENPLHAAQRELYEEAHVKAEDWRVLTDVYTTPGGSDEAVRVFLARGISEAEGDRYEVSEEEADMEVARVPLADLIAGALAGDLHNNCMIVGALALRAAQMGDGLDALRPPDAPWPARPFTP, from the coding sequence ATGCTCAAGGACACCCCGGAGGAGTGGCGCGTCACCGCCACGTCCACGCCCTTCACCGGCAAGAAGACCAGCGTCCGCACGGACGAGGTCGTCATGCCCGACGGAAGCACGGCGACCCGGGACTACCAGGTCCACCCCGGTTCGGTCGCCGTCCTCGCGCTCGACGAGCAGGACCGGGTGCTGGTACTCCGCCAGTACCGGCACCCGGTGCGGCACAAGCTCTGGGAGATCCCGGCCGGGCTGCTCGACATCCCCGGCGAGAATCCGCTGCACGCGGCTCAGCGGGAGCTGTACGAGGAGGCGCACGTCAAGGCCGAGGACTGGCGCGTCCTCACCGACGTCTACACCACACCCGGCGGGTCTGACGAGGCCGTCCGGGTCTTCCTCGCCCGGGGGATCTCCGAGGCGGAGGGCGACCGCTACGAGGTCTCCGAGGAGGAGGCCGACATGGAGGTCGCCCGGGTGCCCCTCGCGGACCTCATCGCCGGCGCGCTCGCCGGGGACCTCCACAACAACTGCATGATCGTCGGGGCGCTTGCCCTGCGGGCGGCTCAGATGGGCGACGGCCTCGACGCCCTGCGCCCTCCCGACGCCCCCTGGCCCGCCCGCCCCTTCACCCCCTAG
- a CDS encoding tetratricopeptide repeat protein, producing MPAEFVGRDRELAELLAEIDRPGLGSGKPTAARVLLVAGRPGTGRTALALRLAAEVAERYPDGRFFVRLTSAEGAPVPVEQVARGLQRALGGPGAARRRLLLVLDDVVQAGQLAALLPDSPDSLVVATSGGPLSGVPDVRPCTLGGLDTPAAVQLLAATLGATRVSCDPRGAETLVHELAGHPTALHLTAGWMAARPGLSFADTTDRLRAVPPTPPQVPGVVPRPAGPPPADRYQPAAGELVRAFRLAYDALPGVAARMLRLLVLAPAGVVDAQGASALAGCGVDVAEGVLADFVRDGLVAGGGSLHRVPGCLEPMLAGLLAEGERAEEVRLARARMLERTVRLLLSCRAALAREPVEDGTPRALRFDTAQAAAGWLESRLPALLAAARSAVADGELDTLARRLVAALVRALAAFPGGDAMAAERYELHSLVLDVAERRGLVREQAAALINLGDLDAAAGRTDRALDRYRVALDAARASDDRQAEGRVLEALGGTYLERHDPGRAFDWYGRALALRQAGGELADQARLHGRIGTLLAYTGQYGPALRAWRTAAGISKRLGDLPAQARALAEAARAQESAGRPEDAVRSCRDALYWARQAGDRRLEAALLLRLADLLDRLGDPEGARLQREAANGLFNPGAQPG from the coding sequence GTGCCGGCGGAATTCGTCGGGCGGGACAGGGAGCTGGCGGAGCTGCTCGCGGAGATCGATCGGCCGGGGCTGGGCAGCGGCAAGCCGACGGCCGCACGGGTGCTGCTGGTGGCCGGGCGGCCGGGGACCGGCCGCACCGCGCTGGCGCTGCGGCTCGCCGCGGAGGTGGCCGAGCGCTATCCCGACGGCCGCTTCTTCGTCCGGCTGACCAGCGCGGAGGGCGCACCCGTACCGGTCGAGCAGGTCGCGCGCGGGTTGCAGCGGGCCCTGGGCGGCCCGGGGGCCGCACGGCGGCGCCTGCTGCTGGTGCTCGACGACGTGGTGCAGGCAGGGCAGCTGGCCGCGCTGCTGCCCGACTCGCCCGACAGCCTGGTCGTGGCCACCTCGGGCGGCCCGCTGTCCGGCGTACCCGACGTACGCCCCTGCACGCTCGGCGGGCTGGACACGCCGGCCGCCGTACAGCTCCTGGCGGCGACCCTGGGCGCCACCCGTGTCAGCTGCGACCCGCGGGGCGCGGAGACGCTCGTCCACGAACTCGCCGGCCATCCCACGGCCCTCCACCTGACCGCCGGCTGGATGGCCGCCCGCCCGGGTCTGTCCTTCGCCGACACGACCGACCGCCTGCGCGCCGTCCCGCCGACGCCCCCGCAGGTGCCGGGGGTCGTGCCCCGCCCGGCCGGCCCGCCGCCGGCCGACCGCTACCAGCCCGCCGCGGGCGAGCTGGTGCGGGCCTTCCGGCTGGCCTACGACGCACTGCCCGGCGTGGCAGCGCGGATGCTGCGGCTCCTCGTGCTGGCGCCCGCCGGGGTCGTGGACGCCCAGGGGGCGTCGGCCCTGGCCGGGTGCGGGGTGGACGTGGCGGAGGGGGTGCTGGCCGATTTCGTGCGGGACGGGCTGGTGGCAGGCGGGGGGTCGCTGCACCGGGTGCCTGGGTGCCTGGAGCCGATGCTGGCCGGGCTGCTCGCGGAGGGGGAGCGGGCGGAGGAGGTGCGGCTGGCGCGGGCCAGGATGCTGGAGCGGACGGTGCGGCTGCTGCTGTCGTGCCGGGCGGCGCTGGCCCGGGAGCCGGTGGAGGACGGGACGCCGCGGGCTCTGCGGTTCGACACCGCCCAGGCGGCAGCCGGGTGGCTGGAGTCGCGGCTGCCCGCCCTGCTGGCCGCCGCACGCTCCGCGGTCGCGGACGGCGAGCTGGACACGCTCGCCCGCCGCCTGGTGGCCGCCCTGGTCCGCGCGCTGGCCGCCTTCCCCGGCGGCGACGCGATGGCCGCCGAGCGCTACGAGCTGCACTCCCTCGTGCTGGACGTCGCGGAGCGCCGCGGGCTGGTCAGGGAGCAGGCGGCCGCCTTGATAAACCTCGGCGACCTGGACGCCGCCGCGGGCCGCACCGACCGCGCGCTCGACCGCTACCGCGTCGCCCTGGACGCGGCCCGCGCGAGCGACGACCGGCAGGCCGAGGGCCGCGTCCTGGAGGCGCTGGGCGGTACGTACCTGGAGCGGCACGACCCGGGCCGCGCCTTCGACTGGTACGGCCGGGCGCTGGCCCTGCGCCAGGCCGGCGGCGAACTCGCCGACCAGGCCAGGCTGCACGGCAGGATCGGCACCCTGCTGGCTTACACCGGCCAGTACGGCCCCGCGCTGCGCGCCTGGCGCACGGCAGCCGGCATCAGCAAGCGGCTGGGCGACCTGCCCGCCCAGGCCCGCGCCCTGGCCGAGGCGGCCCGGGCGCAGGAGTCCGCGGGCCGCCCGGAGGACGCGGTACGCAGCTGCCGCGACGCGCTGTACTGGGCGCGGCAGGCGGGCGACCGCCGGCTGGAGGCGGCGCTGCTGCTGCGGCTCGCCGACCTGCTGGACCGGCTCGGCGACCCGGAGGGCGCCAGGTTGCAGCGCGAGGCGGCGAACGGCCTGTTCAACCCGGGTGCGCAGCCCGGCTGA
- the ald gene encoding alanine dehydrogenase, protein MKVGIPREVKNNEFRVAITPAGVHELVRGGHQVVVEEGAGGGSSIPDAEYTAAGAAILGTADEVWAAADLLLKVKEPVAEEYRRLRKGQVLFTYLHLAASRECTDALLESGTTAIAYETVETADRRLPLLAPMSEVAGRLAPQVGAYHLMRSAGGRGVLPGGVPGVRSGRAVVIGAGVSGWHATTIALGLGFHVTLLDKDVNKLREADKVFGNRVQTIASNALALEQAVLEADLVVGAVLIPGAKAPKLVTNELVSRMKPGAVLVDIAIDQGGCFEDSRPTTHAEPTFTVHESVFYCVANMPGAVPNTSTYALTNATLPYVLELADRGWREALRRDPALALGLNAHEGQVVYGPVADAHGLDSVELRTLLG, encoded by the coding sequence GTGAAGGTGGGCATCCCCCGCGAGGTCAAGAACAACGAGTTCCGCGTGGCCATCACCCCGGCCGGCGTGCACGAGCTCGTACGAGGCGGACACCAGGTCGTCGTCGAGGAGGGCGCGGGCGGCGGCTCGTCCATCCCCGACGCCGAGTACACCGCGGCCGGCGCCGCCATACTCGGCACCGCCGACGAGGTCTGGGCGGCGGCCGACCTGCTGCTGAAGGTCAAGGAGCCGGTCGCCGAGGAATACCGCCGGCTGCGCAAGGGCCAGGTCCTCTTCACCTACCTGCACCTCGCGGCCTCCCGCGAGTGCACCGACGCGCTGCTGGAGTCAGGCACCACCGCGATCGCGTACGAGACGGTCGAGACCGCCGACCGCAGGCTGCCGCTGCTCGCCCCGATGTCCGAGGTCGCGGGCCGGCTCGCCCCGCAGGTCGGCGCCTACCACCTGATGCGCTCGGCCGGCGGCCGCGGGGTGCTGCCCGGCGGGGTGCCCGGAGTGCGGTCCGGGCGGGCCGTCGTCATCGGTGCCGGCGTCTCCGGCTGGCACGCCACCACCATCGCGCTCGGCCTCGGCTTCCACGTCACGCTGCTCGACAAGGACGTCAACAAGCTGCGCGAGGCGGACAAGGTCTTCGGCAACCGGGTGCAGACCATCGCTTCCAACGCCCTCGCCCTCGAACAGGCCGTGCTGGAGGCCGACCTGGTGGTCGGCGCGGTGCTGATCCCGGGCGCCAAGGCGCCCAAGCTGGTCACCAACGAGCTGGTCTCGCGCATGAAGCCGGGCGCGGTGCTGGTGGACATCGCGATCGACCAGGGCGGCTGCTTCGAGGACTCCCGGCCGACCACCCACGCGGAACCGACCTTCACCGTCCACGAGTCGGTCTTCTACTGCGTCGCCAACATGCCCGGCGCGGTGCCCAACACCTCGACGTACGCGCTGACCAACGCCACCCTGCCCTACGTCCTGGAGCTGGCCGACCGCGGCTGGCGCGAGGCGCTGCGCCGCGACCCGGCGCTCGCGCTCGGCCTCAACGCCCATGAGGGACAGGTCGTTTACGGTCCGGTGGCCGACGCGCACGGACTGGATTCGGTCGAACTGCGCACACTGCTTGGCTGA
- a CDS encoding ParA family protein gives MTVGSVSVRTFESRRAETAAETQPAYAMAPFNDDNDLQDGQFYDPDAEYEPDPEYAATLAPDAARQRRERVGPTGRPLPYFPIPNPLTDHGPAKIVAMCNQKGGVGKTTSTINLGAALAEYGRRVLLVDFDPQGALSVGLGVNPMELDITVYNLLMERGLAADEVLLKTAVPGMDLLPSNIDLSAAEVQLVSEVARESTLQRALKPLMADYDYIVIDCQPSLGLLTVNALTAAHSVIVPLECEFFALRGVALLTETIEKVRERLNPELELDGILATMYDSRTVHSREVLARVVEAFDEHVFHTVIGRTVRFPETTVAGEPITTYASNSVGAAAYRQLAREVLARCHAE, from the coding sequence ATGACCGTCGGTTCCGTCTCGGTCCGCACCTTCGAGTCCCGCAGGGCTGAGACGGCCGCAGAGACGCAACCTGCTTACGCCATGGCGCCTTTCAACGACGACAACGACTTGCAGGACGGTCAGTTCTACGACCCCGACGCGGAGTACGAGCCCGATCCGGAGTACGCCGCGACGCTCGCCCCCGACGCGGCCCGCCAGCGCCGTGAACGCGTCGGCCCCACAGGCCGGCCGCTGCCCTACTTCCCGATCCCCAATCCGCTCACCGACCACGGCCCGGCGAAGATCGTCGCGATGTGCAACCAGAAGGGCGGGGTCGGCAAGACCACCTCGACCATCAACCTGGGCGCCGCGCTCGCCGAGTACGGCCGCAGGGTGCTGCTGGTCGACTTCGACCCGCAGGGAGCGCTGTCCGTCGGACTCGGCGTCAACCCGATGGAACTGGACATCACCGTCTACAACCTGCTGATGGAGCGCGGGCTCGCGGCGGACGAGGTGCTGCTCAAGACCGCGGTGCCGGGCATGGACCTGCTGCCCAGCAACATCGACCTGTCGGCCGCCGAGGTGCAGCTGGTCAGCGAGGTGGCCAGGGAGTCGACCCTGCAGCGCGCCCTCAAGCCGCTGATGGCCGACTACGACTACATCGTGATCGACTGCCAGCCCTCGCTCGGCCTGCTCACCGTCAACGCGCTCACCGCCGCGCACTCGGTGATCGTGCCGCTGGAGTGCGAGTTCTTCGCGCTGCGCGGGGTCGCGCTGCTCACCGAGACCATCGAGAAGGTCCGCGAACGGCTCAATCCCGAGCTGGAGCTCGACGGCATCCTCGCCACCATGTACGACTCGCGGACCGTGCACAGCCGGGAGGTGCTGGCCCGCGTGGTCGAGGCCTTCGACGAGCACGTCTTCCACACCGTGATCGGCAGGACCGTGCGCTTCCCCGAGACCACCGTGGCCGGCGAGCCGATCACCACCTACGCCTCCAACTCCGTCGGCGCCGCCGCGTATCGACAACTCGCCAGGGAGGTGCTCGCCCGGTGCCACGCCGAGTGA
- a CDS encoding segregation/condensation protein A, producing the protein MPTTTTDDSDRPRRRLGRGAPAWAEPATADVETRVPEDVPDGAAADEPDGVAADVSADPRTAEAPAQEEAGDGRFTVRLANFEGPFDLLLQLISKHKLDVTEVALSKVTNEFMAHLQAMGPDWDLDQTTEFLVVAATLLDLKAARLLPAAEVEDEADLALLEARDLLFARLLQYRAYKRIAAIFAERLEQEALRHPRTVGLEPQHADLLPEVVLSIGPERFAQLAVKAMQPRPRPQVYVDHIHAPLVSVREQAEHVIALLRERGAASFGDLTADAPDTLTVVARFLALLELYREKAVALDQEEALGELQVRWTGGEQPPDAPLVTDEFDQEAAAEPAKDRKAANGEQR; encoded by the coding sequence ATGCCGACCACCACGACCGACGACTCCGACCGCCCGCGCCGCCGCCTCGGCCGCGGCGCCCCGGCCTGGGCGGAGCCCGCGACGGCGGACGTGGAGACGCGCGTGCCCGAGGACGTGCCCGACGGCGCGGCGGCCGACGAGCCCGACGGCGTGGCGGCCGACGTGTCCGCGGACCCGCGGACAGCCGAGGCGCCCGCGCAGGAGGAGGCCGGTGACGGGCGGTTCACCGTGCGGCTGGCCAATTTCGAGGGGCCCTTCGACCTGCTGCTGCAGCTGATCTCCAAGCACAAGCTGGACGTCACCGAGGTCGCGCTGTCCAAGGTCACCAACGAGTTCATGGCGCACCTCCAGGCCATGGGGCCGGACTGGGACCTCGACCAGACCACCGAATTCCTGGTGGTCGCCGCCACGCTGCTCGACCTGAAGGCGGCCCGGCTGCTGCCCGCGGCCGAGGTCGAGGACGAGGCGGACCTCGCGCTGCTCGAGGCCCGCGACCTGCTCTTCGCCCGGCTGCTGCAATACCGCGCCTACAAGCGGATCGCGGCGATCTTCGCCGAGCGCCTGGAGCAGGAGGCGCTGCGCCACCCGCGTACCGTGGGCCTGGAACCGCAGCACGCGGACCTGCTGCCCGAGGTCGTGCTCAGCATCGGGCCCGAGCGCTTCGCGCAGCTCGCGGTCAAGGCGATGCAGCCCAGGCCCAGGCCGCAGGTGTACGTGGACCACATCCACGCGCCCCTGGTCAGCGTGCGCGAGCAGGCCGAGCATGTGATCGCGCTGCTGCGGGAGCGTGGCGCGGCCAGCTTCGGCGACCTCACCGCGGACGCACCCGACACGCTCACCGTGGTGGCGCGCTTCCTGGCGCTGCTCGAGCTCTACCGGGAGAAGGCGGTCGCGCTGGACCAGGAGGAGGCGCTGGGCGAGCTGCAGGTCCGCTGGACCGGCGGGGAGCAGCCGCCCGACGCCCCGCTGGTGACCGACGAATTCGACCAGGAGGCCGCGGCAGAGCCCGCCAAGGACCGGAAAGCAGCGAACGGAGAGCAACGATGA
- the scpB gene encoding SMC-Scp complex subunit ScpB encodes MTDVADLTAGLDLPEQQAPPTGLLSAATAGLELKPALEAVLMVVDEPATEEALAKVLDRPRRAVRKALRELSDDYTREGRGFDLRLVAGGWRFYTRPAFAPAVEKFVLDGQHARLTQAALETLAVVAYRQPVSRSRVSAVRGVNCDGVMRTLLQRGLVAEGGTEPETGAILYRTTNYFLERMGLRSLDELPALAPFLPEAEAVEAESQEGLPSFDPDAPDEPSTLVNTET; translated from the coding sequence ATGACCGACGTGGCGGATCTCACCGCGGGGCTCGATCTGCCCGAGCAGCAGGCCCCGCCGACCGGGCTGCTGAGCGCGGCCACCGCCGGGCTCGAGCTGAAACCGGCGCTCGAAGCGGTGCTGATGGTGGTGGACGAACCCGCCACCGAGGAGGCGCTCGCGAAGGTGCTCGACCGCCCGCGCCGGGCCGTCCGCAAGGCGCTGCGCGAGCTGTCCGACGACTACACCCGCGAGGGCAGGGGCTTCGACCTGCGCCTTGTCGCCGGCGGCTGGCGTTTCTACACCAGGCCGGCCTTCGCGCCCGCGGTGGAGAAATTCGTCCTGGACGGCCAGCACGCCCGGCTGACCCAGGCCGCGCTGGAAACCCTCGCGGTGGTCGCCTACCGGCAGCCGGTCAGCCGCTCGCGCGTCTCCGCGGTGCGCGGGGTCAACTGCGACGGCGTCATGCGGACGCTGCTGCAGCGCGGTCTCGTGGCCGAAGGTGGGACGGAACCCGAGACAGGTGCGATCCTGTACAGGACGACGAACTACTTCCTGGAACGCATGGGCCTGCGCAGCCTTGACGAGCTGCCCGCGCTCGCCCCGTTCCTCCCGGAGGCGGAAGCGGTCGAGGCGGAGTCCCAGGAGGGGCTGCCGTCGTTCGACCCGGACGCCCCGGACGAGCCATCGACCCTTGTGAATACGGAAACTTGA
- a CDS encoding rRNA pseudouridine synthase, with protein sequence MRSSDRNSGGGDRNPRGGADRRGSGGQDRRGSGAGSGRGAGSGGRGGDAPRRGDAPGRADGPPQRPSKPRPEERRYDVGGTGQSGANKPGGMPRTKPGSNKPTGNRGRGPVPARPRELEAQIEERNRERHSKPKLNLPKTFPGAEQEGERLQKVLARAGMGSRRACEELIEQHRVEVNGRIVTEQGLRVDTDHDEVKVDGLTVATQSYLFFALNKPAGVVSTMEDPDGRQCLGDYVTNRETRLFHVGRLDTETEGLILLTNHGELAHRLTHPRYGVQKTYLAAIQGPLPRDLGKQLKSGIELEDGWARADHFRIVQNTGKNYLVEVTLHEGRKHIVRRMLAEAGFPVDKLVRTSFGPIPLGDQKSGWLRRLTNTEVGMLMHEVEL encoded by the coding sequence ATGCGAAGCAGCGACAGGAACAGCGGCGGCGGCGACCGTAACCCCCGGGGCGGTGCCGACAGGCGCGGGAGCGGCGGCCAGGACCGCAGAGGGTCCGGCGCCGGCTCCGGCCGCGGTGCCGGCTCCGGCGGGCGCGGCGGCGACGCCCCCCGGCGCGGGGACGCCCCCGGGCGGGCCGACGGCCCGCCGCAGCGCCCCAGCAAGCCGCGCCCCGAGGAGCGCCGCTACGACGTCGGCGGCACCGGCCAGTCCGGTGCGAACAAGCCCGGCGGCATGCCCCGTACCAAGCCCGGCAGCAACAAGCCGACCGGCAACCGCGGCCGCGGGCCGGTCCCGGCCCGCCCGCGCGAGCTGGAGGCGCAGATCGAGGAGCGTAACCGGGAGCGGCACAGCAAGCCCAAGCTGAACCTGCCCAAGACCTTCCCGGGCGCCGAGCAGGAGGGCGAGCGGCTGCAGAAGGTGCTGGCCAGGGCGGGCATGGGCTCCCGGCGGGCCTGCGAGGAGCTGATCGAGCAGCACCGCGTCGAGGTCAACGGGCGGATCGTCACCGAGCAGGGCCTGCGGGTCGACACCGACCACGACGAGGTCAAGGTCGACGGGCTGACCGTGGCCACCCAGTCGTATCTCTTCTTCGCGCTGAACAAACCCGCAGGGGTCGTCTCCACCATGGAGGACCCCGACGGGCGGCAGTGCCTCGGCGACTACGTCACCAACCGGGAGACCCGGCTCTTCCACGTCGGGCGGCTCGACACCGAGACCGAGGGACTGATCCTGCTCACCAACCACGGCGAGCTGGCCCACCGGCTGACCCACCCCCGCTACGGCGTGCAGAAGACCTACCTCGCCGCGATCCAGGGCCCGCTGCCGCGCGACCTTGGCAAGCAGCTCAAGAGCGGTATCGAGCTGGAGGACGGCTGGGCCAGGGCCGACCACTTCAGGATCGTGCAGAACACCGGGAAGAATTACCTGGTCGAGGTCACCCTGCACGAGGGCCGCAAGCACATCGTGCGGCGGATGCTCGCCGAGGCCGGCTTCCCGGTCGACAAGCTGGTCCGCACCAGCTTCGGCCCGATCCCGCTGGGCGACCAGAAGTCCGGCTGGCTGCGCCGGCTGACCAACACCGAGGTCGGCATGCTGATGCACGAGGTCGAGCTGTAG
- a CDS encoding nucleotidyltransferase domain-containing protein: MRESLGHDLVREHTVYACVMGSRAFGLATESSDTDRRGVFVAPAPLFWRLDKPPTHVSGPRDEEFSWEVERFCTLALRANPNVLECLHSPLVERLDATGRELLDLRDAFLSRRVAASFRGYAAQQLGRLEADIRVHGEPRWKHAMHLLRLLLSCRDLLRTGTLTIDVGDRREDLLAVRRGELGWEEARGWMRTLHSEVDEAADRTALPEEPDRARVEDFLVRVRRASAEAAAPVDAGRLPG; this comes from the coding sequence ATGCGTGAATCCCTGGGGCACGATCTCGTGCGCGAGCACACGGTCTACGCGTGTGTCATGGGCTCGCGGGCGTTCGGTCTTGCCACCGAGAGCAGCGACACCGACCGGCGCGGGGTGTTCGTGGCCCCCGCGCCGCTGTTCTGGCGGCTCGACAAGCCGCCGACCCATGTCAGCGGGCCGCGGGACGAGGAATTCTCCTGGGAGGTCGAGCGCTTCTGCACCCTCGCGCTGCGCGCCAACCCCAACGTGCTTGAGTGCCTGCACTCACCGCTGGTCGAGCGCCTGGACGCCACCGGGCGGGAGCTGCTCGACCTGCGGGACGCCTTCCTGTCCCGCAGGGTCGCTGCGAGCTTCCGCGGTTACGCCGCCCAGCAGCTCGGCCGGCTCGAAGCGGACATCCGCGTCCACGGCGAGCCGCGCTGGAAGCACGCCATGCATCTGCTGCGGCTGCTGCTCAGCTGCCGCGACCTGCTGCGCACCGGCACCCTGACGATCGACGTCGGCGACCGGCGGGAGGACCTGCTCGCGGTGCGGCGGGGCGAGCTGGGCTGGGAGGAGGCCCGCGGCTGGATGCGGACGCTGCACAGCGAGGTGGACGAGGCCGCGGACAGGACCGCGCTGCCCGAGGAGCCGGACCGGGCCAGGGTGGAGGACTTCCTGGTACGGGTCCGGCGGGCGTCGGCGGAGGCGGCGGCGCCCGTGGACGCCGGCCGCTTACCGGGCTGA